One window of the Haloarcula halobia genome contains the following:
- a CDS encoding amidohydrolase — protein sequence MDDARRERLVSLRRTLHRHPEPAWREYYTTSRIVDELDRIGVDDLLVGPEILDAEARMAVPDDEELEGWLERAREAGAREDVLERVAGGFTGALAVFERGPGPTVALRVDIDALPIRESDEAHHEPTEGGFRSENEGYMHACGHDAHTTIGLGVLEAVAESEFAGTLKVLFQPAEEVIGGGKPVAESGHLDDVDHLLAIHVGLDHPTGEVVAGVGGFLAVRQFVATFEGESAHAGGHPAAGRDAVQALATAVQNLHAIRRHEDGATRVNAGVVEGGTATNIVPEQARIEGEVRGETTALKEYMSERADSVVEHAAAMHDCSGRVETTAEAPSAESDDTLADVVYEAAGTVAGVDSRRHEAALGGSEDATYLMDRVQRHGGTATFVGLGTDHPGGHHTPTFDVDERTLDIGVDVLVEAIERLSAAE from the coding sequence ATGGACGACGCCCGACGCGAGCGACTCGTTTCGCTCCGACGCACTCTCCACCGGCATCCGGAACCGGCGTGGCGCGAGTACTACACCACCAGTCGCATCGTCGACGAACTGGACCGTATCGGCGTGGACGACCTGCTCGTGGGGCCGGAGATACTCGACGCCGAGGCGCGGATGGCCGTCCCCGACGACGAGGAACTCGAGGGCTGGCTCGAACGAGCACGCGAGGCCGGCGCGCGCGAGGACGTCCTCGAACGGGTCGCGGGCGGGTTCACGGGCGCGCTGGCGGTGTTCGAACGGGGCCCCGGCCCGACCGTCGCCCTCCGTGTCGACATCGACGCGCTGCCGATTCGCGAGAGCGACGAGGCCCACCACGAACCAACCGAGGGCGGGTTCCGCTCCGAGAACGAGGGGTACATGCACGCCTGCGGGCACGACGCGCACACGACTATCGGTCTCGGCGTGCTCGAGGCCGTCGCCGAGAGCGAGTTCGCGGGGACACTGAAGGTGCTCTTCCAACCGGCCGAGGAGGTCATCGGCGGCGGCAAGCCCGTCGCCGAGAGCGGTCACCTCGACGACGTGGACCACCTGCTGGCCATCCACGTCGGGCTCGACCACCCCACCGGCGAGGTGGTGGCGGGCGTCGGTGGGTTCCTCGCCGTCCGGCAGTTCGTCGCCACCTTCGAGGGCGAGTCCGCCCACGCCGGGGGCCACCCGGCCGCCGGCCGGGACGCCGTCCAGGCACTCGCGACGGCCGTCCAGAACCTCCACGCCATCCGCCGCCACGAGGACGGCGCGACGCGGGTCAACGCCGGCGTCGTCGAGGGCGGGACGGCGACCAACATCGTCCCGGAACAGGCCCGCATCGAGGGAGAGGTCCGCGGCGAGACCACTGCACTGAAAGAGTACATGAGCGAGCGAGCGGATTCGGTGGTCGAACACGCCGCCGCGATGCACGACTGCTCGGGCCGAGTCGAGACCACCGCCGAGGCGCCGAGCGCAGAGAGCGACGACACCCTGGCCGACGTGGTCTACGAGGCCGCCGGGACCGTCGCCGGGGTCGACAGCCGCCGCCACGAGGCCGCGCTGGGCGGCAGCGAGGACGCGACGTACCTCATGGATCGCGTCCAGCGCCACGGCGGGACGGCCACCTTCGTCGGCCTCGGGACCGACCACCCCGGCGGCCACCACACGCCGACCTTCGACGTCGACGAGCGGACGCTGGACATCGGTGTGGACGTGCTCGTGGAAGCGATTGAACGGCTCTCGGCGGCCGAGTGA
- a CDS encoding uS10/mL48 family ribosomal protein, protein MPFVTTLTLTSGNRYRLDDVVSDIKESAERKGVELKGPHPKPPRDLRVPQSKTLGPGARFDAWNYTVYERTIDIVGYEEFARDVTERSFPAGVHVEVDVEQRRQVGSGS, encoded by the coding sequence ATGCCCTTCGTCACGACCCTGACGCTCACCAGCGGGAACCGATATCGCCTCGACGACGTCGTCTCGGACATCAAGGAATCGGCCGAACGCAAGGGCGTCGAGCTGAAGGGACCGCACCCCAAGCCGCCACGGGACCTGCGGGTGCCACAGTCGAAGACCCTCGGCCCAGGCGCCCGCTTCGACGCCTGGAACTACACCGTCTACGAGCGGACCATCGACATCGTCGGGTACGAGGAGTTCGCCCGGGACGTCACCGAGCGGTCGTTCCCGGCGGGGGTCCACGTGGAAGTCGACGTCGAACAGCGCCGGCAGGTCGGCAGCGGGTCATAA
- a CDS encoding bis(5'-nucleosyl)-tetraphosphatase — protein sequence MIEATSAGAILFRDTRGRREYLLLKSRPGDWEFPKGGVEGDEELQQTAIREVKEEAGIGDFRLLDGFRKDYDYVFEANGNTIHKTVHLFVAKSFEASAELSTEHRDLQWRDYEQAVNTVTQDGPREILKEAHEFLDEKLENGEA from the coding sequence ATGATAGAGGCCACGAGCGCGGGAGCCATCCTCTTTCGCGATACGCGTGGCCGGCGTGAGTACCTGTTGCTCAAGAGTCGCCCCGGGGACTGGGAGTTCCCGAAAGGTGGCGTCGAGGGCGACGAGGAGCTCCAGCAGACGGCCATCCGCGAAGTGAAAGAGGAGGCCGGAATCGGCGATTTCCGGCTCTTGGACGGTTTCCGCAAAGACTACGACTACGTCTTCGAGGCGAACGGCAACACCATCCACAAGACGGTGCACCTGTTCGTCGCGAAGTCGTTCGAGGCATCGGCAGAGCTCTCCACGGAGCACCGCGACCTGCAGTGGCGCGACTACGAACAGGCGGTCAACACCGTCACGCAGGACGGCCCGCGCGAGATACTGAAAGAGGCCCACGAGTTCCTCGACGAGAAGCTGGAGAACGGCGAGGCGTGA
- a CDS encoding DUF4013 domain-containing protein, translating to MLEDGLSYPMQGDSWIGRLLIGGLLIFLSVLVVPAFAFYGYLLRVLESTIEGDAEPPDWGDWGGLIVDGLKVTVVGIAYALVPTIVIVGLGAGLIGLGSAAGDQGGGFLAGFGIATILLMIPVLFLVYYVVPAALSNMAVEGRLGAAFDVGMLKRVVLSTDYFVAVLMPIVVGVVVNVVAQVLVLTIVGGLLVPFVMFYGQVAVFRMFGLAFAKQVNAGGGQPSGVATTV from the coding sequence ATGTTAGAAGACGGACTCTCCTACCCGATGCAGGGCGACAGTTGGATTGGGCGGCTGTTGATCGGCGGTCTCCTGATCTTCCTGTCGGTCCTCGTCGTACCGGCGTTCGCGTTCTACGGCTACCTCCTGCGGGTCCTTGAGTCGACCATCGAGGGCGACGCCGAGCCCCCCGACTGGGGCGACTGGGGCGGTCTCATCGTGGACGGACTGAAGGTGACGGTGGTCGGCATCGCCTACGCGCTGGTGCCGACCATCGTCATCGTCGGCCTCGGCGCGGGACTCATCGGCCTGGGCTCTGCGGCCGGCGACCAGGGCGGCGGCTTCCTGGCCGGGTTCGGCATCGCGACCATCCTCCTGATGATTCCGGTGCTGTTCCTGGTCTACTACGTCGTTCCGGCCGCGCTCTCGAACATGGCCGTCGAAGGCCGCCTCGGCGCTGCCTTCGACGTCGGCATGCTCAAGCGCGTCGTGCTTTCAACCGACTACTTCGTCGCCGTGCTGATGCCGATCGTCGTCGGCGTCGTCGTCAACGTCGTCGCACAGGTGCTCGTGCTCACCATCGTCGGTGGCCTGCTGGTCCCGTTCGTCATGTTCTACGGCCAGGTCGCCGTCTTCCGGATGTTCGGGCTCGCGTTCGCAAAGCAGGTCAACGCAGGCGGCGGGCAGCCCTCGGGCGTCGCGACGACGGTCTGA
- a CDS encoding DUF5787 family protein: protein MDHADSEFAFELAVCQWAERAWDPVADDSAVLVARQLGTRYRRWDTLVLECDPDGLRQRAEFGLDALDSDLLHVVRHAPADWAFYRDALPDPGYPWRYVREAIHEATERDALESRKRGNRIEIRRRHAYPDWVRRVVAIENKPDLTASAARALVPQLERDVALGLADEVWVATAATGERVEPILLADLPAEAGVLTVDPDAGGAEAVWQPRTLAVDDPGTRILERPGDGASAARFEYADPDWKAGKRLEIAERAYERGWRAYAATMRPDCRHFRLHAGDAGVYPACEAKGRVPTQNECRGSCGAFEPEPPAWRSKEWPLEGGPGKATKRLLARRRRRQRPGCGSE from the coding sequence GTGGACCACGCCGACTCCGAGTTCGCGTTCGAACTGGCGGTCTGTCAGTGGGCCGAGCGCGCGTGGGACCCCGTCGCCGACGACTCGGCGGTGCTGGTCGCCCGCCAGCTCGGGACCCGGTATCGCCGCTGGGACACGCTCGTCCTCGAGTGTGACCCCGACGGCCTGCGCCAGCGCGCCGAATTCGGCCTCGACGCACTGGACTCGGACCTCCTGCACGTCGTCCGCCACGCGCCGGCCGACTGGGCGTTCTACCGCGACGCGCTCCCGGACCCGGGCTACCCCTGGCGCTACGTCCGGGAGGCGATTCACGAGGCCACCGAGCGTGACGCCCTCGAATCGCGAAAGCGGGGCAACCGCATCGAGATACGTCGGCGGCACGCCTATCCGGACTGGGTGCGACGGGTCGTCGCCATCGAGAACAAACCGGACCTCACCGCGAGCGCCGCGCGCGCACTCGTCCCGCAACTCGAACGGGACGTCGCGCTGGGACTCGCCGACGAGGTGTGGGTCGCGACGGCGGCGACGGGCGAACGCGTCGAACCCATCCTGCTCGCGGACCTGCCGGCCGAGGCGGGCGTCCTGACCGTCGACCCGGACGCGGGGGGCGCCGAGGCGGTCTGGCAACCCCGGACGCTCGCCGTCGACGACCCCGGCACCCGGATTCTGGAGCGCCCGGGCGACGGGGCGAGCGCCGCCCGCTTCGAGTACGCCGACCCCGACTGGAAAGCCGGGAAACGCCTCGAAATCGCCGAACGGGCCTACGAGCGAGGCTGGCGGGCCTACGCCGCGACGATGCGCCCGGACTGCCGGCACTTCCGACTGCACGCGGGCGACGCTGGCGTCTATCCCGCCTGTGAGGCCAAGGGGCGGGTGCCGACGCAAAACGAGTGTCGCGGGTCCTGCGGGGCCTTCGAGCCCGAACCGCCGGCCTGGCGGTCGAAGGAGTGGCCGCTCGAGGGCGGCCCGGGCAAGGCGACCAAGCGATTGCTCGCCCGGCGGCGCCGCCGCCAGCGGCCGGGCTGTGGGTCCGAGTGA
- a CDS encoding DUF5797 family protein, translating into MTLSEEASERLADIVALQPTKNRELQERWGMDSGSAVHQYLEAELKEYYYRNEDSLICATPEATTLVEGEDPDRVQTVTVTPLQQVVIDVVAGPDEESQSVVSVLHALRDAGEDPEVDAVRSALRNLVDKGLVETVQKTVPTFRLAVERDALDVQTIEA; encoded by the coding sequence ATGACCCTCTCGGAGGAGGCCAGCGAGCGGCTCGCCGACATCGTCGCGCTCCAGCCGACGAAGAACCGCGAGCTCCAGGAACGGTGGGGGATGGACAGCGGGAGTGCGGTCCACCAGTACCTCGAGGCAGAGCTCAAGGAGTACTACTACCGGAACGAGGACAGCCTCATCTGTGCGACCCCGGAGGCGACGACCCTCGTCGAGGGCGAGGACCCGGACCGCGTCCAGACAGTGACTGTCACGCCGCTGCAACAGGTCGTCATCGACGTCGTCGCGGGCCCGGACGAGGAGAGTCAGAGCGTCGTCTCGGTGCTCCACGCGCTCCGTGACGCGGGCGAGGACCCCGAGGTGGACGCCGTCCGGTCGGCGCTGCGGAACCTGGTCGACAAGGGCCTCGTCGAGACGGTCCAGAAGACGGTGCCGACGTTCAGACTCGCCGTCGAGCGGGACGCGCTGGACGTCCAGACGATAGAGGCGTAG
- a CDS encoding ABC transporter ATP-binding protein, with protein MTGTPGVGDAAARSDDVAGGSTGPGVPPLRLVDVTKRYDSGRAGYVTALSDVDFAVEPGEVVSVVGPSGSGKSTLLNLLGLLDDPTRGRVELRGRSTAGLSAAALTDARRESIGFVFQDFHLLPTLTALENVRLPTAFLPGDATDRARDLLERVGLGDRMDHTPDELSGGQKQRVAIARSLINEPAVLLADEPTGNLDRETGTQILEEVRAISDTGVGVVAVTHDDLVTDYADRTVELVDGVIQRG; from the coding sequence ATGACGGGGACGCCGGGGGTCGGTGACGCGGCGGCGCGTTCCGACGACGTCGCTGGGGGGTCGACGGGTCCCGGGGTCCCGCCGCTCCGCCTCGTCGACGTCACGAAGCGTTACGACAGCGGTCGGGCCGGCTACGTGACGGCGCTGTCAGACGTGGACTTCGCCGTCGAACCCGGCGAGGTGGTCTCGGTCGTCGGCCCGAGCGGGAGCGGCAAGTCGACGCTCTTGAACCTGCTTGGCCTGCTCGACGACCCGACGCGCGGCCGGGTCGAGCTGAGGGGTCGGTCGACGGCCGGCCTCTCGGCGGCCGCGCTGACAGACGCCCGCCGGGAGTCCATCGGCTTCGTCTTCCAGGACTTCCACCTGCTCCCGACGCTGACAGCCCTCGAGAACGTCCGCTTGCCGACGGCGTTCCTCCCGGGCGACGCCACTGACCGGGCCCGCGACCTGCTGGAACGCGTCGGCCTCGGCGACCGGATGGACCACACGCCGGACGAGCTCTCGGGCGGGCAGAAACAGCGCGTCGCCATCGCGCGCTCACTCATAAACGAACCCGCGGTACTGCTGGCCGACGAACCGACCGGCAACCTGGACCGGGAGACCGGGACGCAGATTCTAGAGGAGGTCCGTGCCATCAGCGACACCGGCGTCGGCGTCGTCGCCGTCACCCACGACGACCTGGTCACCGACTACGCGGACCGGACGGTCGAGCTCGTCGACGGGGTGATACAGCGTGGGTGA
- a CDS encoding ABC transporter permease: MGDRFPALTLATRNLSRQRVRAALAALGIVIGVFAVVTLGLLGNALSVAATEELGGLGNQVIVSPSDASGSDSLDSRDLATIQRVASGRGTVVPLRVTGAQVRASGGQTFAQVYGTDRPGELFGNGSDGVPAFHRQGALVGADVAAALSLREGSTVTVEENEYRVVGVLPAVSSISPLQPDSSVILPADEFATSGYSQVVVRANSPSDARAVASGVEARLNARQQRVSVFSLTSVLDRISEFFDLLNGFLLAIAGISLVVAGVSIFNVMLMSVSERRGEIGVLRAVGIHRRQVLRTLLVEATLLGVVGGAVGALLGAVTVVVTAMLTELPLWAVLMPGNVVVPLGAFAFGVVISLVGGLYPAYRAAWEPPVSALRG, from the coding sequence GTGGGTGACCGCTTCCCGGCGCTGACGCTCGCCACGCGGAACCTCTCGCGCCAGCGGGTGCGGGCGGCGCTGGCGGCGCTGGGTATCGTCATCGGCGTCTTCGCCGTCGTGACGCTGGGCCTGCTGGGCAACGCCCTCAGCGTGGCGGCGACGGAGGAGCTGGGCGGTCTGGGCAACCAGGTGATCGTCAGTCCGTCGGATGCCTCGGGGAGCGACTCGCTGGATTCCCGTGACCTGGCGACGATCCAGCGGGTCGCAAGCGGGCGCGGGACGGTGGTGCCCCTCAGGGTGACCGGGGCGCAGGTGCGCGCCAGCGGCGGCCAGACGTTCGCCCAGGTGTACGGCACCGACCGGCCCGGGGAGCTGTTCGGTAACGGGAGCGACGGCGTCCCGGCGTTCCACCGGCAGGGCGCGCTCGTCGGGGCGGACGTGGCCGCCGCCCTCTCCCTGCGCGAGGGGAGTACCGTCACCGTCGAGGAAAACGAGTACCGCGTGGTCGGCGTCCTCCCGGCGGTGTCGAGCATCTCGCCGCTCCAGCCCGACTCGTCGGTCATCCTCCCGGCCGACGAGTTCGCCACCTCGGGGTACTCGCAGGTGGTCGTCCGGGCGAACTCCCCGTCAGACGCCAGGGCGGTCGCGAGCGGGGTGGAGGCGCGACTGAACGCCCGCCAGCAGCGGGTCTCCGTGTTCTCGCTGACGAGCGTCCTCGACCGCATCTCCGAGTTCTTCGACCTGCTCAACGGGTTCCTGCTGGCCATCGCCGGCATCTCGCTGGTCGTCGCCGGCGTCAGCATCTTCAACGTGATGCTCATGTCCGTCTCCGAGCGCCGCGGCGAGATCGGCGTCCTCCGGGCAGTCGGAATCCACCGCCGACAGGTGCTCCGGACCCTGCTCGTCGAGGCGACGCTGCTGGGCGTCGTCGGCGGCGCCGTCGGGGCGCTCCTCGGGGCCGTGACGGTCGTCGTCACGGCGATGCTGACGGAGCTGCCGCTGTGGGCGGTGCTCATGCCCGGAAACGTCGTCGTGCCGCTGGGGGCGTTTGCCTTCGGCGTCGTCATCTCGCTCGTCGGCGGCCTCTATCCCGCTTACCGGGCGGCCTGGGAGCCGCCGGTGTCGGCGCTGCGCGGGTGA